A section of the Leptospira kobayashii genome encodes:
- a CDS encoding chloride channel protein, translated as MVFGINIRSLFSIQGPKSIYVYSLLIGLLSGFGAYGFNFILAFVESVSFGTLIGFDPGVPAGDRFFSFEHGNYPLNNLWLFFLPAIGGLLAGIITYYFCPEAAGGGTDSLIHSFHYNEGKIHWKVPFYKAIVTILTLGSGGSGGKEGPTAQIGAGFGSTLGNILGVGARARRTLMLAGTAGGLGAIFRAPLGGAMTAVEMVYKEDIESDSLVPCILSSVTAYLTYSSLAGRGSIFEVQKYSLNDYRHIPIYVFMGFLCFAVGYLFVRFYHFIQDFFTGLNIPNYYKPAIGGLVVGAIALFFPEVLGSGFGLLQKMVDGEDIRSFRFGFYGPLFLLSIALFKVVSTSFTVGSGSSGGLLGPSFFIGGMLGAFVGSLSQMLFPDWNIQVFPFMLVGMGSFFAGVSRAPIAGMVMVCDMIGSYELLPPLMIVSVLAAILSSKMSIYRNQVTNRFLSPSHHWDMNQDIMDRIKISQHFSEFRKYAVISNSLPLTELQTRAPGIQASDFVIVDQNETYKGIVSLRKNRILPEYEESLQNLIMCEDIVESVPSVSPSDSLGEGLRILLQYDVDKVAVENEFKKCLGYLRYIDFFHAYQAEIRMNSRKN; from the coding sequence ATGGTTTTTGGAATCAATATCCGTTCCCTTTTTTCCATCCAAGGGCCCAAATCCATTTATGTCTACTCGCTCCTGATCGGACTGTTGTCAGGCTTTGGTGCCTACGGTTTTAATTTTATTTTAGCATTCGTAGAAAGTGTGAGTTTCGGAACCTTGATCGGATTTGATCCGGGAGTTCCTGCAGGGGATCGTTTTTTTTCTTTCGAACATGGAAATTATCCTCTCAACAATCTTTGGTTATTCTTTCTGCCTGCTATCGGCGGTTTGCTTGCGGGAATCATTACTTATTATTTTTGTCCGGAAGCAGCCGGCGGAGGAACGGATTCACTCATTCATTCCTTTCATTATAACGAGGGAAAGATTCACTGGAAGGTTCCTTTTTACAAAGCAATTGTCACCATCCTTACTTTGGGGAGCGGCGGTTCCGGAGGAAAGGAAGGTCCAACCGCGCAGATTGGTGCGGGGTTCGGATCCACTCTGGGAAATATTTTAGGAGTAGGGGCGAGAGCTCGTAGAACTTTAATGTTAGCTGGGACTGCAGGAGGGCTTGGTGCGATTTTTCGCGCACCGTTAGGTGGTGCCATGACCGCCGTTGAGATGGTTTATAAAGAAGATATCGAAAGTGATTCTCTCGTCCCTTGTATTCTTTCTTCCGTGACCGCTTATTTGACGTATTCTTCTCTGGCGGGAAGAGGCTCCATTTTTGAAGTCCAGAAATACTCACTTAATGACTACAGGCATATCCCCATTTATGTGTTTATGGGATTTCTTTGTTTTGCAGTAGGGTATCTTTTTGTCCGTTTTTACCATTTTATACAGGACTTTTTTACCGGTTTAAATATCCCCAATTATTATAAGCCGGCAATCGGCGGTTTGGTGGTCGGAGCGATTGCTTTGTTTTTTCCGGAAGTGCTCGGTTCGGGATTCGGTCTTTTGCAAAAGATGGTGGATGGAGAGGATATCCGGTCTTTTCGATTCGGATTTTACGGCCCTTTGTTTTTACTTTCGATTGCGTTATTCAAAGTCGTATCCACTTCCTTTACCGTCGGTTCGGGAAGTTCGGGAGGACTGCTGGGTCCTTCTTTTTTCATCGGAGGAATGTTAGGTGCCTTTGTGGGAAGTTTGTCTCAAATGTTATTTCCCGATTGGAATATCCAGGTTTTTCCGTTTATGTTAGTGGGCATGGGTTCTTTTTTTGCAGGCGTGTCGCGGGCACCTATTGCAGGTATGGTGATGGTCTGCGATATGATAGGAAGTTACGAATTGTTGCCCCCTCTGATGATCGTATCGGTGCTTGCTGCCATTCTTTCCAGCAAGATGTCCATCTATCGCAACCAGGTGACAAATCGTTTTCTATCTCCGTCCCACCACTGGGATATGAACCAAGATATCATGGACCGGATTAAAATTTCCCAACATTTTTCAGAATTTAGAAAATACGCAGTTATCTCAAATAGCCTTCCCCTAACAGAGCTTCAAACCAGGGCCCCTGGAATCCAGGCAAGTGATTTCGTCATAGTAGATCAAAACGAAACTTATAAGGGAATCGTATCTCTTCGAAAAAATCGGATTTTGCCCGAGTACGAGGAATCTTTACAAAACTTAATTATGTGTGAGGATATCGTGGAGTCCGTTCCGAGTGTCTCTCCTTCGGATAGTTTGGGGGAAGGGCTTCGTATTCTATTACAATACGATGTCGATAAAGTAGCTGTTGAAAACGAATTCAAAAAATGTCTGGGTTACTTGCGCTATATCGATTTTTTCCATGCCTACCAGGCGGAGATTCGGATGAACTCCCGTAAGAACTAA
- a CDS encoding LIC10920 family plasminogen-binding lipoprotein: MWSKLALISLSLILFFSSCKTKNDNEANINLLGLVSSNPFFLGEIDTDVTSSCGTASPATTSSTTTGTTGTTPAASSTTTSTKFSIVSILTFKTKETLSMRYTYDYMQTKGTINTQQGFILTGGVFAKTATGTLGSVSWSSSGININTSLTTSQEIPSFDISLNLNGYATDTSSSTTTSTCPTLDNVNCTAATTTTTTTCYTINNQTCYVAASGNGTPITITGQVKCTSPNVVAQ; the protein is encoded by the coding sequence ATGTGGTCGAAACTCGCTCTAATTTCTCTCTCTCTGATTTTGTTTTTTTCCAGTTGTAAGACAAAAAACGACAACGAAGCAAATATCAACCTTCTGGGACTGGTAAGCAGCAATCCCTTTTTTCTAGGTGAGATCGATACGGACGTAACTTCCAGTTGCGGAACTGCAAGCCCTGCCACAACTTCCTCGACCACCACAGGTACAACAGGAACCACACCTGCGGCTTCCTCAACCACAACTAGTACAAAATTTTCCATAGTTTCCATACTAACTTTCAAAACAAAAGAAACTCTCAGCATGAGATATACCTACGATTATATGCAGACCAAAGGAACCATCAACACCCAGCAAGGTTTCATCCTTACAGGTGGTGTGTTTGCCAAAACAGCAACCGGAACTTTAGGATCGGTAAGTTGGAGTTCATCGGGAATCAATATCAATACAAGTCTCACAACCAGCCAGGAGATTCCCAGTTTCGACATCAGTTTGAATTTGAACGGTTATGCTACGGACACAAGCTCAAGCACTACAACAAGTACTTGCCCTACCCTGGACAATGTCAATTGTACTGCAGCAACGACTACCACTACTACTACTTGTTATACGATTAACAACCAGACTTGTTACGTAGCTGCCAGCGGCAACGGAACACCGATCACAATTACGGGGCAAGTCAAATGCACTTCACCGAATGTGGTAGCGCAATAA